The Amycolatopsis tolypomycina region TGCCAGGGCAGGTTGCCCCGCCGTAGTTCTCCAGCGTCGTGTTCGTGCCGGGGAGCTTGGTGTTCGCCGCCTGGCTGACCTGGGTGTCCGGGCCCTTGCCGTCTTCGAGCACGGCCGCCGCGGTGACGAGCTTCATCGTCGACCCCGGCGGGTAGGTCTCGGAGATCGCCCGGTTCAGCATGGGCTTCTTCGGGTCCTTGTTGTTCGCGTTCCAGGCGTCGGTCTGCGCCTTCGACGTGTGCGAGGCGAGCGCGTTCGGGTCGTACGACGGCGTCGAGACCATCGCCAGGATCCGCCCGGTGCTGGGCTCCATCGCGACGACGGCGCCGGTGTAGCCCTTCTGCGTCATCAGGTCGTAGGCGGCCTTCTGGACGGCCGGGTCGATGGTCAGCCGGACGTTGCCGCCGCTGGGGTCGCGGCCGGTGACCATGTCCGAGAGCCGCCGCACGAACAGCCGCGGGTCGGAGCCGTTGAGCACGTCGTCCTCGGCGCGCTCCAGGCCGCCGGCGCCGTAGTTGATCGAGTAGTAGCCGGTGACCGGCGCGTACATCGGGCCGTCGGCGTAGGTCCGGATGTACTTGTACTTGTCGTTCGACGGCGTGATGCTCGCCAGCACCTCGCCGTTGGCCTGCGACACGATCTTGCCGCGCTGGCGGGCGAACTCGTCGTAGAGCACGCGCGCGTTGCGCGGGTCGGTGCGGTAGTCGTCGGCCTTCACGACCTGGATGTAGGTGGCGTTGGCCAGCAGCAGGACGACCATCACGAGCATCGCCATGCCGACCTTGCGGAGCGGGGTGTTCATGCCTGCGCGCCCCCGTCCGCCGGCGGGCGCTGCACGAGCACGGTGTGCGCTTCCGCGATCGGGGCCTGCGGCTGCTGCTGCGGCTTCGGGCGGGCGGCGGGCTTGCGGGCCGCGTCGGAGATGCGGAGCAGCAGCGCGACCAGGATGTAGTTCGCGAGCAGCGACGAACCACCCTTGGACAGGAAGGGGGCGGTGATACCGGTCTCCGGGATGAGTTTCGTGACCCCGCCGACGACGACGAAGATCTGCATGACCATGGTGAACGCGAGCCCGCCGCCCAGCAGCTTGCCGAACGTGTCGCGCACGGCCAGCGCGCTGCGCATGCCGCGCATCGCCACCAGCAGGTAGAGCATCAGCACCGCGGCCAGGCCGATGAAGCCGAGCTCCTCGCCGATCGCCGCGGTGATGAAGTCGGTGGCCGCCTCGGGCACCATGTCCGGCCGGCCCGCCCCGAGGCCGGTGCCGCCGACGCCGCCGGTACCGAGCCCGAACAGGCCCTGGGCGAGCTGGTAGCCGCCGCCGGCGTCGTCGT contains the following coding sequences:
- a CDS encoding peptidoglycan D,D-transpeptidase FtsI family protein produces the protein MNTPLRKVGMAMLVMVVLLLANATYIQVVKADDYRTDPRNARVLYDEFARQRGKIVSQANGEVLASITPSNDKYKYIRTYADGPMYAPVTGYYSINYGAGGLERAEDDVLNGSDPRLFVRRLSDMVTGRDPSGGNVRLTIDPAVQKAAYDLMTQKGYTGAVVAMEPSTGRILAMVSTPSYDPNALASHTSKAQTDAWNANNKDPKKPMLNRAISETYPPGSTMKLVTAAAVLEDGKGPDTQVSQAANTKLPGTNTTLENYGGATCPGNTFKDALAHSCNVPFAEFAGQLGADKLKKTAANFGIGQTDLTVPMKVAASTVGPLDSQGALYQSGIGQRDVRLTPLQDCILAATVANGGMAMKPQLVQSVLAPDLSTIEDYSPTELTGTPALSASNAAILKDMMVASESFTKGGGKRDDVKIASKTGTAEHGTDSKNTAPHAWYTAFAPVDNPQIAVAVIVEDGGNRGLAATGGTVAAEIGRAAINAKLGGG